tcaacttcaacaaCACTTGGCTCTTCAACCTCAACTTCATGTTCAGACTCATTCACTTCAACCACTTGTTCACTACTTCCTTGTAGTAGCTTTCCACTCCGAGTAGTAATTTCCATGACATGAGAAGTTGGACGACTCCCACTATCCTTGGGGTTCACAATTGTGTCACTTGGAAGTGTCCCTTTTTGCTTCGGATTTTGTTCCCTAGAGAGGCctctcatttgcatctccaatttttgaatggaTGCGGTATGAGAACCAACAAGCTCGGTCATGTTCCTCATAGAAGTGTCAAACTTCTCTTGATTTTAAAATAGTTGTTCAAGCATGCCTTCCAACTTAGACTCACTTgaggaaccttgatttgaatattgacCTTTTGGAGAAACATAGGGGTTTGAACTCCAATTTGAGAAGTTGTTTTTgttgttccaattaccttgatttgaGTAGCCTTGGTCATTTCGCCACTGTTGGTTGCCTTGCCCTTGCAGGTGAggcctccattgattttgttgtccttgaccttggtattgttgcctttggtaacctccttgagagttgttgacatagttTGCCTCCTCAAAGTCTTCATTTGATATGGGTTGCACATCCTCCACCATATTTACTTTCTTCGTTTGGTTTTCTGTGAACATCTTTGTCAACACATTGACATTTGTGGCAAGCCCTAAAATCACTTGATCTCTCTCTTGGTTTTCCTTGATCATGGTGGTCAAGGAAGGAGATCCATATGCAATTCCATCTGTGGCATCCTCTGAGTGCCATGCTTGATTATGCTTTGCCATTTTGTCAAGTATTTGTGTGACCCTTGCAAATGATTTTTCCATGAAAGATCCATTAGCTGCATTCTTGGTTGTAGATTGGTTCATAGGATCCAAGCCCATGTAGAATTTTTCCAACAAGATAGAATCCGGAAAATCATGGTTGGGAGACCTCACCAAACATAACTTGAACCGATCCTATGCCTCATATAGATGTTCTCCCGGTActttcttgaaaaagaaaattttatctcGGAGCTCAAACTTCTTACTTTGCGGGAACCATTTAGCTAAGAATGCCTGGACAAGTTTAGGCCAAAAACGAATGGAGTTtgttggcatattttgaagtcatttccttGCGTTCCCGGCTAGTGAGTACTTGAAGCACCTCAACCTTAGGGCATCATCAGAGACATTGTTCTACTTATGCATCACACACACACCCAAGAAGTTTCTAAGATGTTGTATCAGATCATAATTAGTAGAATTCTTGAAAAACCCTTCCGCTTTGAGCATAaggattaaaccatgttccacCTTGAAAGTTGCAGCGCCAACGACCGGAGGTACAAAAGCATTTGTATCCTAAATGTACTCATCTATGTCCGCAAGagtattttcttccatttctgcctccatttcttcttcatattcggccatgttttcctatcaacaccaagcaaaacaagcaaagtgtgatggaatagactaagacgtaaagtaaagcatacactaattagtaatttcaaaaccgtatTCCCCGACAACGGAGCCAAAATTTGAtgcgctcaaattacactttaattaaatagtgtaaggcggtcagtgtcacatataataacccaacaaggttggggtcgaattccacagggaataggtgtgaaaaggttactcaaaTAGTGTGTTACTTGACTAAAGTCGTAATCCTATTCGGTTaatggtaacaagagtatgaaattattttggtttgaagaaataactaattgtaatgttgagaatgtaaataatttgattaaagcaaccaaggttgtgtccccttcaatgaaatgtaatgctatcagtgttaatatgatatatttctaatggaaggttcttttgatatgctaatgatttctaaatgactacccaatattttccaatagttggatagtatttcctctttatgatttttccaaatgtaaaagagttgcaattaagaacaatcaatatatgccaaataaaccCCACTTATTCCCAAGCGGTACTATTAAACAAGGCTTAAAGCCTtgctttgatatttacttctaccaaattctaacccactttcccaaacaaagtaagaatttaatggcacttgttactgtttgcaaccaccaacaaaaaatgaagaatgagaagtaagtaaatatcaaccaaccattatacatatattcattgttaaacacccattaacatagCACCCATTTAGGGtgcacaaccttagtatttaaagttagctacacataataaaatacaaaatgatgagaatatataatgccataaagcttacaaagtgcaagattcttccttcaaaagcttccaaaagagaggtaTAAAAAAGCCCTAGATTGTAGCTCCAAAATCAGACAAGATGCTCCAAAATCTGTTGTGGTTTGCGATTCCCTTGAGCATTATGCGGCCCGCATGTTGTATTTGCTGTCCGTATTTCCACATTTGCGatgcattttgctcttttcttgtctttttatagctttttaatttcatttccatgctcttaagtccttaaacctcatacaatgcaaaaacactaaaattacataagtataaaagataattgcatctaaaacaagctaaaatctaagcaatttgtattaaatgtgccgaaattctccggTACAtcaatcttcaattgatggtaccccGATCTAAAGTGggtcttagagaacaccctatcaccctgcaactggtcacaCAAATCATCAATATGCGGTAAagagtacttgttcttaatggtaaatTTGTTCAACTGGccgtaatcaatgcacatacacatagtcccatctttcttcttcacaaataacactggtgcaccccaaggtgacacacttggtTTGATGAAATCCATTTCTAGGAACTCCTCAAGATGTTCCTTCAACTcattcaactctttcggagccatatgatacggtgggatagatataggttgTGTACCTAGAGctaaatcaatacaaaaatcgaTATCATGATCTGGTGGCATGTCTGAAAGGTccgaaggaaacacatcggagaaCTCCCGGACTATGggcactgaatcaatcgtcggagtCTCTATAGTAGTATctcgaacataagctagataagccaaacaacccatCCCGACCATGTGTCGAGCTTTCATAAAAGAGATAACCTGACTAGATGCACTGACAGACGaccccttccactccaatctaggcAACTCTAGCATTGCCAAGGTAACAGTATTGGCATATCAATCAAGGATAGCGTGATATGGAggtaaccagtccatgcctaggataacctcaaagtcggtcatatcaagcaGTAGGAGTgcccaaggactcacgaggaatatccaggaaatgagcaaacatagatgacacatatgaataggtagacctaggatcaaataataccgaagcatccctaccacaaaaagaaataatacatgtgatcatgGCATCTAAGACCACTGCATCTGGTCTGGCCAAAAAAGCAGAGAACCTAGCTGGAGCGCCACCACTTTGGCCTCTACTTGCCTATCCTCcatctctaggacggcccctaCGCACCTGCCCTCCGCCTCTAGAAGGCCCGATGACTGGTGCGACTATTAGTGTTGTAGTCATAGGCTGAGAACCCTGCTGCACTTCCATGACCCGAAGCTTAGGGAAGAATATCTGCATGTGGCTGAAATCCCCACACTCGAAGCAAGCTCTCGGTACGAAGGGCTGCTAAACTGAAtcctgaccctgatggcctgaatacccactagaagaaccctgaatagctggtgggcggtAGGAACTCTTTGGCATGGCGCTAAAATAAGATCGAACTGGAGCACCCCGAGGAGGCGACAGTGCTGGATATGGGGGCCTGCTAGGCTGACACCTCATGAACTCTTCTACCCCCATtcggggcacctctaaactctcgaGAATAAAGGAACTGCTTGTCCCGCGACATCTTCTCTCGACCCCTCTGACAGTAACCCTCAATCCTCTCAGCTAGCTGATAAGAAGTACCTATCTCAACCTTTCGGGCCATAGTGGCCTGAATATTGGAGTACAATCCCGCAACAAACCTCCGCACTCTCTCCGcctcagtaggaagtatcataagtgcatggcgagacaactcaaaGAATCTCGCATTATAATCGGTGACTGACATCTGATCCTGCTGGAGCTGCTCAAACTAGAATCTCAACTCTTACCTCTGGGAGGGTGGAATATACATGTCCATGAAAAGGCAtgtaaactgatcccaagtcaggGAAGGAGAACCTGGTGGTCTGCCAAGAAGAtgagactgccaccatctacaggCCCTGCCCTCCAGCTGGAAAGTAGTAAAATCCATCCTGTGGGACtctaatatcctcatgttgtgcagtctgtctcTGAACCGATTAAtgaagtcctggggatcctcatgtCGCTCACCCCCGAATACAAGGGGTGTAGCCTTTTCCATCTTCCCAATAGCTTTTGCGGCTTACCAGCTGCAGTTGGTTTGGGCTCAGGAATGAGTGTTGCCATAGGCTAAGCCCCGCCCACGGGTAGTGTGCCCAGGGTCTGATATACAGCAGCTGCATGCCCAGGATCCTGAGTTGTAGGGGTCTGTGCTCTTCCTTtcgcctgagatgtggctgggtctgctggaaataaaccagcctaggTCATAGTATCCATGAATCGTAGCATACGGCTCATATCCTCCTGAAAGCCCGGTGCTGTACATAAAATCTATCGTGGTTGGCTCTGCTGCAGGAATATTTCCCTGCTCCTCAATAATTGGATTCTACACTGGATCCACTCGTGGTATTGCTGGGGAAACTCTGGGACATCCTCATCCCCTACCTGGGGCTGGTGCCCTCTGtcggcctctgcctcggcctctagcaataaAGGGAGCAGTTCCTCTTAGGTCTTGAACATCCGACGTGCGCTTACTACCACCTGTGATAGAATAAGAGAAAGATACTTAGTATAACATCTACTGCTCGATAGGAGATAaagaaagagtagtttcctaacaccctatagcctctcaaagataagtgcAGAGATTTCCGCACCGATATGCAAGACCCTATTAGGCCTATTCAttacttgtgagacctacgtgaacctagtgctctgataccattttttcACTACCCAAATTGTCCTATAGGCCGTGATGGCTCCCAACGGTACCGCTAGGCAAGTCAACAATGAACTAGGCACATGATTGGTTCTTTTAATATTCGAAAAATAGTTGATTTTTAGTTTGTGCATAAATGGaagtaagaatttaataaaaatgagaggtAAAcatttttaaaaacaagtgagATATGAAATAACCCAAAACCAtaatgtatatactagtataaatctCCAAGACCttgtgtcacaagtgtatgagctagtagtagaatatacaaaagaatactacaCTACTATCTGAAatgaaatagacagaaaataaagcaaaataaaGACTTCAACAGCTACAAAACGGGCTCAGAAGGCAACTCACCACAGAATCTCATGAAAATCAAGGATGCGCGTTGGACTGGtatccagatgcacctgcctcagatcctgcaaaTTTAGTGTTGAAGTGTaacgtgagtacataaacaacatgtacccagtatgTATGtagtctaaccttgaagaagtagtaacgatggatcgactctgacacttactatgggctaacaataaaataCCGAAGTTAGAATTATGCATGGATTACATAAATATAACTGAAAACTCATTAACATGAAATGATAAATAATTCTTTCACTAATAGTAAATCCCATattaatttttatcatttaacaatttaatcTCTTAAACCAATGAAGCAACAACAATTATAATTGGGCTCCAAGAATTATTACACACAATTATGCCGAGGTtgtatggcccgatccaacataaaatatATAAACTGTGCACTATCGAGAATCaaatggcacgaaccatagatgcatctattctattaccgaggcattcggcccgctccacaacaagagaaaacaatttaTGAATAACCGATTCAAAGATTTATTAAGAGGCTAATATTCAAGTAAGCATCAATTCTCATTAACGGTCAAGTAACCCATCCACAAATCAAGTAAATGAAATTCGACCTTTCATAATTACTTTAACAAGTTCCGATATGGTTTAAGTATTTAAATTAGCAAGTCGAGTGCAATTATCACAAGTATCACatgatttgggtcctaaactacccggacataagcataattagtagTTACGTACGAACACTCGTTACCttgtgcatacgtagcccccacaaatagaagcacatattaaatCAATTCacatatggggttaattccctcttacaaggttagaaaagagacttacatCGTCTCAAGCTTACTTTCCGATCCAAGATTGTGCTTATATTCTCAATTCGGtgccaaacgactcgaaactagtcaaatgttatataaaatagtcaatacatgttcaaaaatttatatcctaactattaaagtgattacccaaccttAATTCAAGAATTCCTAAGATTTACCCTCGGGCCCAAGTGCCCGTATTTCGAAAATTTTAGAAGAAAGTTATTACCCATAATCTCATGaattcaaatatatgatttttactaaatttcataattattttcgtggttaaatcttatttttaCCAAAACattaggtttttcatctaaacatatgattttcactaatttacatgttaaatctacccataaactatgtatttaatTCCCATTGTATAGAAATTTCATAACTTAAAGTGTTAGGTGAAATACCCTCTCTAAGAGCTCCAAGACTCGCCCAAGCAATGAAATAAATAAGCTCAAAATGCCTAAGTCCCACATTAGATTGGGGTTTTCCTTCAGCAATTTCCGCACCTACGGTGCCTTGGCCGCTTCTGCAGCGTAAGCGCCGCTTCTGTGCTTGAGCCACTTTTGCAATGGctgccttcgcaggtgcggtctctGGCCCGCTTCTGTGCTTGAGCCACTTTTGCGATGGctgccttcgcaggtgcggtctctGGCCCGCTTCTGTGGTCACTGGCCTCCCTTGCTAGTCCACTTCTGTGGCTCGTGTCTCGCATCTGCAGCTGGCCATGCGTAGGTGCGTTTACACCAGAAGCTGAAAGATTCAGCATTCTACTTAAGCCAAAACATGATCCAAGCCTCATCTGTTTAACACCCGGGGCCCCGCTCGAACGTAtcaagtttggaatcataaaacggactcgctcgaactCTCGGTATGCACAAAAAAACATAAAAACTAAAAACCACACCCCAAACCGattgaaataaaaaataagaacttTAAGTTCTTCAACTTACTCCGAACGTGCCGAATcatacttaaactactcggaatgatGCTAacttttgcgtgcaagtcttaaatgacattatggaACTATTCCCGATCTCGGAATCCCATTTGGACCTTGATAACACAaaaatgtcacaacccaaacatATGGATAGTAATGGGCACCCGATatcttacttaaccgagtaccaacataagatatttttatttttgtacttttattGGCAAATGGGCCAAACGCGCCACCATGggctaaccagaataaacataggagaatactcaatataggacgacccaacctgttgtaaaaacttatacatgtgacatacgggcgggcctataaggccaacatgatcatttttaaactcaaaacataggctagCAAGGCCATACAAACATCCgaatacatgacatatgtctacaagcctctaagagtacatacttatcataaTGGTTGGGACatggccccgccataccaaacaatatgtGTCTAAATCATGCTGAcgaaataagcaactccggagcaaatgcagcgcaccaacatcttctaataagctgatagcttacttgtaggactctcaacctgtctatcgggacctgtgcgCATGAAACGCAGAGTCCCCAGGCAaagttagtacgaataatgtaccgagtatgtaaggcacattaataaatacataaaagacatggaagaaatatagagaaaatgactcaacctgtcagtcaggataactctgtaaatcatgaaatacttatagtgtcatgcatatgcttatgaatatcatgtcgtgcataggtacatgtgttcataacattatcaagcctctgagggcaccccatcatattatctcggccactataggcaaaatcatcaacgtataccagctgatcaggtggtggtgcatatataatgccataaccttttcccatatctcatatatataatatacacatattcgcgtatataatgccatttggtcATGGTTAAATGTACATGAATAGAATGTATGAgaagtacattaataaaatctttcggagtgtcataagaccattatgcctttgattaatatcatgaagtaaactttttcaacttgcatatttttctgagacccatgaacagatgataaaataataggacacatgggaattcaagaacataggaacctctaatacttctatgaatagagtcattttatagaagttgtgcatttttttttgtttcgtttgtgtcgtatagatcatgccaaaagaaaagaagggaaagCCTTAGCATatctgagccgattctcttgaaaatCCCTCTAACATACGTCACTTGAAACAACACGTAATGTCGaatcgaagtaggaaaaaatccgtacgatattcttgagaaagattgcaccgtaatcccttagaatcacaaaatcctgTTGCTATTACGTAGTATAATTTCGTATGAAATTATTTTGCTTAAGATCGTTACTTTCTTTGCTGGTCAAGCAATTCTCAAGCATCATCCCCTTTTTCAATTAGATGAGTTATACTAATATTCTAGTAGTAGTAGAGAAATGCAACTAGTTTCAATTTGTCTTAAAAAATGATATGAGTACGTGGAAACTTTTGATCACACAAGGTGTTACACTTTTGGTCAAATGTGTTCACAGGCCTCCGGCTAGCTAATGATAAGATAACCCCTTCTTTAGGTGTATCCACGTCCCCTTAGTAAGTAGTGATTATCATTCTAGCTACTTACACATGGATAAATGCCCACATAGTTAAGAAtcatctcaaattacttaaaaataCTTCTCGCTTTTAACACACTTTTTgtaccctactatcatggtcatgtggtaccttgtatggtactagtccataaataccagatATTTTAGtttgggccgtattttatcccaaaatgtcaaacttcgatgaaattcattttcttcggtttgcttaccctctcaacttcacaaatttactcatcacttgtttgaaataacataatgcttataatctcaaaacaatcccattcccgaacttacgtt
The Nicotiana sylvestris chromosome 11, ASM39365v2, whole genome shotgun sequence DNA segment above includes these coding regions:
- the LOC104235151 gene encoding uncharacterized protein; protein product: MGLDPMNQSTTKNAANGSFMEKSFARVTQILDKMAKHNQAWHSEDATDGIAYGSPSLTTMIKENQERDQVILGLATNVNVLTKMFTENQTKKVNMVEDVQPISNEDFEEANYVNNSQGGYQRQQYQGQGQQNQWRPHLQGQGNQQWRNDQGYSNQEKFDTSMRNMTELVGSHTASIQKLEMQMRGLSREQNPKQKGTLPSDTIVNPKDSGSRPTSHVMEITTRSGKLLQGSSEQVVEVNESEHEVEVEEPSVVEVEKVPEELKVQDENQEEVKEKVKETPKTLPPIPRPTHPFPQRLARKVDDSKLEKFYDILKQLSVNIPFVEAFQDMSGFAKYLKDLITKKRIAKNEVVNVTHRVSSIIATSTVQKKEDPRAFTIPCTIRAHDFARAFVIMGLAST